The Candidatus Methylacidithermus pantelleriae genome contains a region encoding:
- a CDS encoding pyridoxal-phosphate-dependent aminotransferase family protein codes for MKNHIKLFIPGPVEVSPSTLQAFASPMIGHRSPEFQSLYREVQTGLQKLFQTQGPVFVSTSSAWGVMEAAIRNLVARRVLCCANGAFSDKWYDVALRCGKEAEKLSVPWGKPITPEQIEPYLQTGRFDALTLVHNETSTGLMNPLEEIAQLLKHYPEVSFLVDCVSSFSAVPTPFEQLGADVLLTGSQKALALPPGISLFAVSERALQKARSIPARGFYFDFLEFEANHRKSMTPSTPSISHFFALRHKLAEIFQEGLEARYERHRRNAELVRHWALSRGFELFPARGFESVTLTCIRNTRGIDVGAWIARLRERFGCVIDGGYGKIRGMTFRISHMGDETPQTIQNLLEGLDRALDELGG; via the coding sequence ATGAAAAACCACATCAAGCTTTTTATTCCAGGTCCGGTCGAGGTCTCCCCATCGACGCTCCAGGCCTTTGCTTCCCCCATGATCGGACATCGAAGCCCCGAATTCCAATCCCTCTATCGCGAGGTGCAAACCGGGCTTCAAAAACTTTTCCAGACCCAAGGCCCGGTGTTTGTTTCCACCTCCTCGGCCTGGGGTGTCATGGAGGCAGCCATCCGCAACCTGGTGGCACGGCGGGTTCTTTGCTGCGCCAACGGGGCTTTTTCCGATAAATGGTACGACGTAGCCCTTCGCTGCGGCAAAGAAGCCGAAAAGCTTTCGGTACCCTGGGGAAAACCCATTACCCCGGAACAGATCGAACCCTATCTACAAACAGGCCGGTTCGACGCCCTTACCCTCGTTCACAACGAAACTTCTACCGGGCTCATGAACCCGTTGGAAGAAATCGCCCAACTCCTCAAGCACTATCCAGAGGTAAGTTTCCTGGTCGATTGCGTTTCTTCCTTTAGTGCCGTTCCCACGCCCTTTGAGCAACTGGGCGCCGATGTCCTTTTGACCGGCTCCCAAAAGGCTCTGGCGCTACCCCCCGGTATTTCCCTCTTTGCTGTGTCCGAACGAGCCCTGCAAAAGGCCCGCAGCATCCCGGCTCGAGGCTTTTACTTCGATTTCCTTGAGTTCGAGGCCAACCACCGGAAAAGCATGACCCCTTCAACCCCCTCGATCAGTCACTTCTTTGCCCTCCGGCACAAGCTGGCCGAGATCTTTCAGGAAGGCTTGGAAGCGCGCTACGAGCGACACCGGCGCAATGCGGAACTGGTGCGCCACTGGGCGCTGTCACGAGGTTTTGAGTTATTTCCCGCCCGTGGTTTTGAATCGGTAACCCTTACCTGCATCCGAAACACTCGAGGGATTGATGTGGGCGCGTGGATCGCGCGCCTACGGGAACGCTTTGGCTGTGTCATTGACGGGGGGTACGGCAAGATCCGGGGGATGACCTTTCGGATCTCCCACATGGGGGACGAAACCCCTCAAACCATCCAGAACCTCTTGGAGGGGCTGGATAGAGCGCTGGACGAACTAGGGGGATAA
- a CDS encoding S1C family serine protease produces MGIGSAGRVLGKNTLKVFWLAGLVSFCLGLSLSPGGTKAFLFAVSPQEEPVVQVVQKVLPAVVNLSSEKVVHAPVQDPFELFFGRFYVPQRVRSLGSGVLIDSHGRILTCAHVVERALRGQVRVTLSNGVVSLGQVLLSDPEADLALVEIPAPKPFPFLDVRRLSPNYLGQTVIVLGNPVGYENSVSRGILSAHNRTIQTEQGLVRGLLQTDAAINPGNSGGPIVDIQGAFVGIATAKFAGNAIEGIGFAIPGRQVVAWLSEVARGRTPPDWQALVRRFEERIGAQLQDVTPELAFSLHLPTSSGLLLSEVEPGGPAARAGLEAGMVIVAVEGTPVTDLRSLPVYWTRLGRGDPLSLSIVAVREGNGILLEQKATVTLYLR; encoded by the coding sequence ATGGGGATAGGGTCAGCCGGGCGAGTTTTGGGGAAAAACACCCTCAAGGTTTTTTGGCTTGCGGGGCTTGTTTCCTTCTGCCTGGGGCTTTCGCTGAGTCCCGGTGGAACGAAAGCCTTTCTCTTTGCGGTCAGCCCGCAAGAGGAACCGGTCGTCCAAGTCGTCCAAAAGGTTCTTCCGGCGGTTGTTAACCTCAGCAGCGAAAAAGTGGTTCATGCCCCGGTTCAAGATCCTTTTGAGCTTTTCTTTGGGCGTTTTTACGTACCCCAACGCGTGCGAAGCCTAGGATCGGGGGTTTTGATCGATTCCCATGGCCGGATTCTCACCTGCGCCCATGTGGTGGAGCGAGCGCTGCGCGGGCAGGTCAGGGTTACTCTCTCCAACGGAGTTGTTTCCCTCGGCCAAGTTCTCCTTTCGGATCCGGAAGCCGACTTAGCTCTGGTGGAGATTCCGGCCCCCAAGCCTTTTCCCTTTCTCGATGTCAGGCGCCTTTCTCCCAATTACCTCGGGCAAACGGTTATCGTGCTCGGGAATCCTGTCGGCTATGAAAACAGTGTCAGCCGGGGTATTCTAAGCGCTCACAATCGTACCATCCAGACGGAGCAGGGACTTGTCCGGGGGCTTCTCCAAACGGATGCTGCGATCAATCCGGGCAATAGCGGGGGTCCGATCGTAGATATCCAGGGTGCTTTTGTGGGCATTGCGACGGCCAAGTTTGCCGGCAACGCGATTGAAGGGATTGGTTTTGCCATTCCCGGTCGCCAGGTTGTGGCCTGGCTCAGCGAGGTCGCTCGTGGCCGCACACCTCCGGATTGGCAGGCGCTGGTACGAAGGTTTGAGGAGCGAATCGGAGCCCAGCTGCAGGATGTCACCCCGGAACTCGCTTTTTCCCTTCATTTGCCTACAAGCTCGGGGCTATTGCTTTCGGAAGTAGAACCGGGTGGGCCTGCCGCGCGGGCTGGGTTAGAGGCGGGGATGGTGATCGTGGCCGTCGAGGGGACTCCGGTTACTGACTTGCGCTCCCTACCGGTCTATTGGACCCGGTTGGGGCGAGGGGATCCGCTTAGCCTTTCGATTGTTGCTGTTCGGGAAGGAAACGGGATTCTCTTGGAGCAAAAAGCCACCGTGACGCTCTACCTCCGGTGA
- a CDS encoding methane monooxygenase/ammonia monooxygenase subunit C codes for MAQPTATTVAVAVPERKAFSFAPAWMAMASLTVFYILVNWYERTYALQKGTDYTSPVYVSYWLNWLYAEWVLEATTLAGAWGWLWATRDRHMERLAPDLELKRYFNLYLWALVYAFGIYWGASYFTEQDGDWHMTIIRDTDFTPSHIIEFYLTYPVYIIFGVTWFVYGRTRLPQFVNRFCVPWLIVVAGPLMILPNVGLNEFGHTAWIMEELFVAPLHWGFVFFGWAAIAFLGWVTASYPRVAELLGHIYFGKPCKPAAALMEDPYADTKAAAVLS; via the coding sequence ATGGCACAACCAACTGCGACAACCGTAGCAGTAGCTGTGCCGGAGAGGAAGGCCTTTAGCTTCGCTCCTGCATGGATGGCGATGGCCTCTCTGACCGTGTTCTACATTCTTGTGAACTGGTACGAGAGGACCTACGCCCTGCAGAAGGGGACTGACTACACCTCTCCGGTATATGTCAGCTACTGGCTTAACTGGCTGTACGCTGAGTGGGTGCTCGAAGCCACTACATTGGCGGGCGCATGGGGATGGCTGTGGGCCACCCGCGATCGTCACATGGAGCGGCTTGCACCCGACCTGGAGCTCAAGCGGTACTTTAACCTCTACCTGTGGGCTCTGGTGTACGCGTTTGGAATCTACTGGGGTGCCAGCTACTTCACCGAGCAGGATGGAGACTGGCACATGACCATCATCCGGGACACGGACTTTACGCCAAGCCACATTATTGAGTTTTATCTCACCTACCCGGTGTATATCATCTTCGGCGTGACGTGGTTCGTGTACGGGCGTACACGGCTCCCGCAGTTCGTGAACCGCTTCTGTGTTCCGTGGCTGATCGTTGTGGCTGGACCGCTCATGATTCTCCCCAATGTGGGTCTGAACGAGTTCGGTCACACAGCCTGGATCATGGAAGAGCTCTTCGTGGCTCCGCTACACTGGGGGTTCGTCTTCTTCGGATGGGCCGCCATCGCGTTCCTTGGCTGGGTCACTGCCTCGTACCCGAGGGTTGCTGAACTCCTCGGCCACATCTACTTCGGCAAGCCCTGCAAGCCCGCGGCGGCTTTGATGGAAGACCCCTACGCGGACACGAAGGCGGCTGCGGTGCTCAGCTAA